In the Mya arenaria isolate MELC-2E11 chromosome 11, ASM2691426v1 genome, one interval contains:
- the LOC128208011 gene encoding ataxin-3-like isoform X2 — MEAIFHEKQEGSLCAQHCLNSLLQGPYFSAVDLADIARQLDETEREQMAEAGTSSEAYRQFMEQPSHNYDDSGFFSVQVIDKALRVMGLELLPYNSQNHMSKLAQQDPTLMRAYICNFGEHWLTVRKLGNQWFNLNSLLTGPELISDTFLHMFLTQLRQDGYSIFIIVGNLQESEADQLLGLCPANQPVKPRLISEKGKRGVGQNEMHNGEQEEDVQRALAESKRLNEVDDASLQKALQLSMEGYIEESITRMETTPNCDTKKMNNQTSTKQKQQSTSTSGQSQTPGYTLAGATTSHDCEGGATGSCDQAGVSKEPNADEIRQKRLAFLQKLGTFELTEEEMLNQAIVMSMSQNT, encoded by the exons ATGGAAGCTATTTTTCACGAAAAA CAAGAGGGCTCCCTTTGTGCTCAGCATTGTCTGAATTCCCTGCTGCAAGGCCCGTATTTCTCTGCCGTAGATCTTGCCGACATTGCCCGACAGCTAGATGAGACTGAGCGTGAACAAATGGCTGAGGCAGGGACCAGCTCTGAGGCATACAGACAATTTATGGAG CAACCATCCCACAATTATGATGACAGTGGGTTCTTCTCAGTTCAAGTGATAGACAAAGCCCTGCGTGTTATGGGGTTGGAACTATTACCCTACAACTCACAGAATCATATGTCCAAACTGGCACAACAAGATCCTAC GTTGATGAGGGCATACATTTGTAACTTTGGTGAGCACTGGCTGACAGTTCGTAAGCTAGGTAACCAGTGGTTCAATCTCAACTCCCTGTTGACTGGTCCTGAGCTTATCTCAGACACATTTCTACACATGTTCCTGACCCAACTACGACAAGATG GTTACTCAATATTCATCATAGTAGGAAATCTTCAGGAGAGTGAGGCAGACCAACTGTTGGGTCTCTGTCCTGCCAATCAGCCGGTCAAGCCCCGCCTAATATCTGAAAAGGGAAAGCGAGGAGTGGGTCAAAATGAGATGCACAATGGGGAACAAGAAGAAGATGTGCAGCGGGCGCTTGCTGAAAGCAAGCGTCTCAACGAAGTTGATGATGCCTCATTGCAGAAGGCACTGCAGCTTAGTATGGAAG GCTATATAGAAGAGTCAATTACAAGGATGGAAACAACACCTAACTGTGATACCAAGAAAATGAACAATCAAACATCCACTAAACAAAAACAGCAATCCACCAGTACCTCTGGCCAATCACAGACACCAGGCTACACTCTAGCTGGTGCCACCACATCACATGATTGTGAGGGAGGAGCCACTGGGTCATGTGACCAGGCAGGTGTTAGCAAAGAGCCAAATGCAGATGAGATTAGGCAGAAAAGACTGGCTTTTTTGCAGAAACTTGGGACATTTG AGCTGACAGAGGAAGAGATGTTGAATCAAGCCATTGTCATGTCCATGAGCCAGAACACTTAG
- the LOC128208011 gene encoding ataxin-3-like isoform X1 — MEAIFHEKQEGSLCAQHCLNSLLQGPYFSAVDLADIARQLDETEREQMAEAGTSSEAYRQFMEQPSHNYDDSGFFSVQVIDKALRVMGLELLPYNSQNHMSKLAQQDPTLMRAYICNFGEHWLTVRKLGNQWFNLNSLLTGPELISDTFLHMFLTQLRQDGYSIFIIVGNLQESEADQLLGLCPANQPVKPRLISEKGKRGVGQNEMHNGEQEEDVQRALAESKRLNEVDDASLQKALQLSMEGYIEESITRMETTPNCDTKKMNNQTSTKQKQQSTSTSGQSQTPGYTLAGATTSHDCEGGATGSCDQAGVSKEPNADEIRQKRLAFLQKLGTFGNSNDGNDLIRNGDESKKDIETSVKSGDNAGAFSCDIENTSVEGNTGELTEEEMLNQAIVMSMSQNT, encoded by the exons ATGGAAGCTATTTTTCACGAAAAA CAAGAGGGCTCCCTTTGTGCTCAGCATTGTCTGAATTCCCTGCTGCAAGGCCCGTATTTCTCTGCCGTAGATCTTGCCGACATTGCCCGACAGCTAGATGAGACTGAGCGTGAACAAATGGCTGAGGCAGGGACCAGCTCTGAGGCATACAGACAATTTATGGAG CAACCATCCCACAATTATGATGACAGTGGGTTCTTCTCAGTTCAAGTGATAGACAAAGCCCTGCGTGTTATGGGGTTGGAACTATTACCCTACAACTCACAGAATCATATGTCCAAACTGGCACAACAAGATCCTAC GTTGATGAGGGCATACATTTGTAACTTTGGTGAGCACTGGCTGACAGTTCGTAAGCTAGGTAACCAGTGGTTCAATCTCAACTCCCTGTTGACTGGTCCTGAGCTTATCTCAGACACATTTCTACACATGTTCCTGACCCAACTACGACAAGATG GTTACTCAATATTCATCATAGTAGGAAATCTTCAGGAGAGTGAGGCAGACCAACTGTTGGGTCTCTGTCCTGCCAATCAGCCGGTCAAGCCCCGCCTAATATCTGAAAAGGGAAAGCGAGGAGTGGGTCAAAATGAGATGCACAATGGGGAACAAGAAGAAGATGTGCAGCGGGCGCTTGCTGAAAGCAAGCGTCTCAACGAAGTTGATGATGCCTCATTGCAGAAGGCACTGCAGCTTAGTATGGAAG GCTATATAGAAGAGTCAATTACAAGGATGGAAACAACACCTAACTGTGATACCAAGAAAATGAACAATCAAACATCCACTAAACAAAAACAGCAATCCACCAGTACCTCTGGCCAATCACAGACACCAGGCTACACTCTAGCTGGTGCCACCACATCACATGATTGTGAGGGAGGAGCCACTGGGTCATGTGACCAGGCAGGTGTTAGCAAAGAGCCAAATGCAGATGAGATTAGGCAGAAAAGACTGGCTTTTTTGCAGAAACTTGGGACATTTGGTAATTCTAATGatggaaatgatttaataaggAATGGTGATGAAAGTAAGAAAGACATTGAAACTTCTGTTAAATCGGGTGATAATGCTGGTGCGTTCTCATGTGATATAGAAAATACCAGTGTTGAAGGGAACACAGGAG AGCTGACAGAGGAAGAGATGTTGAATCAAGCCATTGTCATGTCCATGAGCCAGAACACTTAG